A part of Anser cygnoides isolate HZ-2024a breed goose chromosome 17, Taihu_goose_T2T_genome, whole genome shotgun sequence genomic DNA contains:
- the SLC7A4 gene encoding cationic amino acid transporter 4 isoform X2, whose protein sequence is MARWLPRSTDLTRFCQKLNRVKTLEDDMMETSFNRCLSTIDLTLLGIGGMVGSGLYVLTGTVAKEMAGPAVIVSFIIAGFASLLAALCYAEFGARVPKTGSAYMFTYVSVGEIWAFLIGWNVLLEYMIGGAAVARAWSGYLDSIFNHKIKNFTETHIGTWQVPFLAHYPDFLAATILLVATAFISFGAKVSSWLNHVFSAVSIGVILFILIMGFVLAQPKNWGAQEGGFAPYGLSGIMAGTATCFYAFVGFDVIAASSEEARNPQKAVPRAIAFSLGLATGAYILVSMVLTLMVPWHTLDPDSALADAFYRRGYSWAGFLVAAGSICAMNTVLLSNLFSLPRIVYAMAEDGLFFQVFSRVHPRTQVPVIGIVVFGLLMALLALVFDLEALVQFLSIGTLLAYTFVAASIIVLRFQQQKAGAPTQPAGSRPSPEPCEGPAASELKEYESFSDKLQLVDRDKGKEHREPGQLKAAFEPYLEFLSDFYPGEVVTVAVVTLMVSAICLCSILVFGNTHLHLPTWSYSLLLVLFSLGFLLSLLLIWVHEQQRSTQTFQIPLVPLSPALSIVLNIYLMLKLSYVTWLRFTVWLILGLLVYFGYGIWHSKENLREPQLQRVSAHYVVFPSGSLEETVQAVQPSPQPAAGLPDTDTDEAKR, encoded by the exons ATGGCGAGATGGCTGCCTCGCTCCACGGACCTGACCCGCTTCTGCCAGAAACTCAACCGAGTGAAGACCTTAGAGGATGACATGATGGAGACATCCTTCAACAGATGCCTTTCCACCATCGACTTGACGCTACTGGGCATTGGGGGCATGGTGGGCTCTGGGCTGTACGTCCTCACAGGCACCGTAGCCAAGGAGATGGCTGGCCCCGCTGTCATCGTCTCTTTCATCATTGCTGGCTTTGCCTCACtcctggctgctctctgctACGCCGAGTTTGGGGCCCGGGTACCCAAGACAGGCTCTGCCTACATGTTCACCTACGTGTCCGTGGGTGAGATCTGGGCGTTTCTCATCGGCTGGAACGTGCTGCTGGAGTACATGATTGGGGGTGCAGCGGTGGCCAGGGCCTGGAGTGGCTACCTGGACTCCATCTTCAACCACAAAATTAAGAACTTCACTGAGACCCACATCGGCACCTGGCAGGTTCCCTTCCTGGCCCACTACCCTGACTTCCTGGCAGCCACCATCCTGCTGGTAGCCACTGCCTTCATTTCCTTTGGGGCCAAAGTGTCCTCCTGGCTCAACCATGTCTTCTCGGCTGTCAGCATAGGCGTCATCCTCTTCATTCTCATCATGGGCTTTGTCCTCGCACAGCCCAAGAACTGGGGTGCCCAGGAGGGAGGCTTTGCCCCATACGGATTGTCAGGCATCATGGCTGGCACAGCCACCTGCTTCTATGCCTTCGTGGGCTTTGATGTCATCGCGGCCTCCAGTGAAGAAGCCAGGAACCCACAGaaggctgtccccagggccatAGCGTTCTCCTTGGGGTTGGCCACCGGCGCCTACATCCTTGTGTCCATGGTGCTGACACTGATGGTGCCCTGGCACACGCTGGACCCTGACTCTGCCCTGGCTGATGCATTTTACAGGAGAGGCTACTCCTGGGCGGGATTTCTGGTTGCGGCTGGCTCCATCTGTG CAATGAACACGGTCCTGCTGAGCAACCTCTTCTCCCTGCCACGCATTGTCTATGCCATGGCCGAGGACGGGCTCTTCTTCCAGGTGTTCTCCCGAGTGCACCCCCGCACGCAGGTGCCCGTCATTGGCATTGTGGTCTTTGGGCTGCTCATGGCCCTGCTGGCCCTCGTCTTTGACCTGGAGGCCCTGGTGCAGTTCctgtccatcggcacgctgctTGCCTACACCTTTGTGGCTGCCAGCATCATCGTGCTGCGcttccagcagcagaaggcaggcGCCCCCACGCAGCCAGCTGGCAGCCggcccagccccgagccctgcgAGGGCCCCGCCGCCAGCGAGCTGAAGGAGTACGAGTCCTTCTCCGACAAGCTCCAGCTGGTGGATAGAGACAAGGGCAAAGAGCACCGGGAGCCGGGGCAGCTGAAGGCAGCTTTTGAGCCCTACCTGGAGTTCCTCAGCGACTTTTACCCAGGCGAGGTGGTCACGGTGGCTGTGGTGACCCTGATGGTGTCTGCCATCTGCCTCTGCTCCATCTTGGTGTTTGGCAACACCCACCTCCACCTGCCCACCTGGAGTTACTCCCTGCTGCTCGTCCTCTTCAGCCTGGGTTTCCTGCTCAGCCTGCTCCTCATCTGGGTGCACGAGCAGCAGCGCAGCACGCAGACCTTCCAG ATCCCCCTggtgcccctgtccccagcactgAGCATCGTCCTCAATATCTATCTCATGCTGAAGCTCAGCTATGTGACATGGCTTCGCTTCACGGTCTGGCTCATCTTAG